Within the Thalassophryne amazonica chromosome 19, fThaAma1.1, whole genome shotgun sequence genome, the region TTACAgttattcaactcattccaggaagcgccaagagggtgcaggttttctttgcaaccagccACTCTAGCAGGTGATGAAGAAAAATTTTTTTGTACAAGCAATTTTTAAAGTGTATAACAACTGAGGCTGAGAGTAAATACAAGATATACCAAAACAAGTTGACCAATATTATGCAATCTTGCAAAAGGCACTTTTACAGTgatttgttggaaaaaaaaaaaaaaaaaaaacatcaaaggtacatggaagctcttaaatgaaatcatcaaaaataaaaaagttgtccAAGACTATCCATCATACTTTTATTCAAATACTGACACAGTGGTTAAAGAAAAGAAAGTTATagtagatcattttaatgattattttgccaatgtggggaaaaaaaattgtcattgtTGACAGgcagatttccttccaaaatgaaaatagctaaagtcataccgctgttcaaatctggcgacaaacatgtttttttaaaCTACAGGCCTATCTCAGttacctcaattttcaaaaattctggaaaaagtattcATTAAGAGGTTGGATGATTTTAAATCCAAATATCACACactaaatgagcagcaatatggatttaggaaaaatcgtactacttcactggcagtaattgattttgtggaaaacatcacaaatgcaactgaaaaacaaacaatacacagtaggggTTTTTTCCAACGTACAGAAAGATTTTGATACTACAGATCATACCGTATTATTTgataaattatggaagtatggCATCAGAGGATTAGCACATGACTGGATAGCCAACTACTTGTACAATAAGTATCAATGTGTTCACTTGGGTGGGataaattcagaatttttgaggtgcacttgtggggtgccccagggctcagtctgCTTGGTTTCCAAGcctgagttgtattttatttgcagatgacacgactgttttgtagtggggatcatttgggacaggttctgaACACGGTGGAGAGGGAGCTACAGAAGTTTAAGGAATGGTTTAATTCTAACAAATTGTcgcttcactttggtaaaacaaagtgcatcatatttggtaataagcccaggaacGCATGTAGAAATTTACGAATATGCGATGTTGAAATTGAACTCgttaatgaaactaaatttcttggggtctttattaatgataatttaagttggaaaacacatagaaattatgtcaaatctaaaatCTCAAAGATCATTGtcattctgtataaagcacaagacttcctcccccAACACTCAGTTACCTtatatcactcattacttgttccaCACATGACCTACAAATCCCACTTACTTCAGAAGAAAGtgataagaattattagtaagaaactTTATCGTGAGCCAACAGAtcctttgtttgtctatttgcatattttaaaattttgggacgTGATTGATTACATCATAATACAAAAGACTTCTTGCCACAAcacgtccaggacctgtttaaaatgagggactccagttataatttatgaggaacattattatttcagaaatcaaagattcaaaccaccgtaaaaaagtcattgtatttctatTAAagttgtaaatatttggaataacccgATAATAATAGCCCCGATAATATACGAGTAAAATCGTAAAATCACTGGGtggttggttggttttaaaaatgatttgattacttgctatgacacgttaaattaggtttattgattctgtTGTTTTGATGGATTGtgttctgattctgttttctgcactgctgttggtgttttgttttgtttttttttatggatcAGTGTATACTTTGGAGCAGTTCTGATgggtataattttatatacatatgtataatttttatttttggttaaaggagtagccgtttacaagcttttgcttctacctgcacccttttgggcacatgggtgcattgttggactattttatttCTCCCCAttgtaagttttttttgttgttctggacctgtgtgtgccgaataaattcattcattcattcattcaaatattgGTTAATTTGCATTAGTTTctgaacatccatccattttctgaacctacTTATTTGAGGTCACAGGGGGGACAGAAGCCTGTCTCAATGGTCAGCAGTCTAAAACATCTGTCCTTCAGTTGAGCCAATGACTCTGTGCACGTGGACTTATCAGCCTGAGGTCATGTGACCCGACTCACCAGTGATGTGTGCGAGGGGGGGTGTGAGGGCGGATACCACCACACAGTCTTGTAGATGTTGATGTAGTGAACAAAGAGAGCGATGAGGTGGCAGAAAAGCAAGTGGATCTCAAAAAGGATGTTCTGATCCGCAGACAGCTCGGGGATCTTACAGTGTTTCAGAGGAACCACCGTCTGCGCCGCCAACGGTGGGCTGGAGATACACATTCCCGAGCTGTTCCTGCAGGTTAAACACATTCAGCACATCACAACCACAAAACCACCATCCGGATTAAAACGGGGGCATCAGAAAGGTCACTTCCAGAAAGATCGAGATGACTGGAATTAACAGTCAACGACTGAAAATCCAGCAAACTGTCAGCATTATTcattaaagtgaaaaaaaaaacatgatgaatTGGTTTGTTTCACTTTTGCACTGTGAAAAAACAGTGCATTTATGGAAGTGAGCTGAATAAAACACTGGACACATGCATTTCACGTGTCACTCACCTGGTACGAGACCGCACCCCGGTCACTGGGGAGCTGGTGGAGTGGTTGCCATTGCTGACTGATCCTGGTTCACTGCTTATCGGAGGTCTGCAGTACGTGGTTCGGTTCGCTCCTCTCCGTCCGCCAGCCATCGCAGACACGCCCACAGCTCAGGTCGTCTCCGCCTGTGCCGACTTGTGGCTCTTCCTTCTTTATACCTACACGTTGTACCAATTCAGTGTATTGATAATAGACAGCACTGACTGTAAAAGGCCTATCGGGGCTATTTTCATGTTCGAGTATTTCCTTGATAATTGATTCCAAATCTGAAAAGAAAGAAATTACTAGTAAAACCACAAAAAATACTCACACTTAAGAAGGTGAAACCACAAAGTTTAGACCCCTCCCCCAAAAAATACTCAAAATGATTTATCAGTTATGAAAATAGATGGAAATTAATTTAGTCAGTTAATCGATCTAAtgatttattacctccaccaacatagAAGAGAAGTTacatgtcctggtagtcaggaggatatgggGGAAAACAGAAATATCTTGATATTAAAAAGGAATGTGGCAATGTATCAACAGCCAGTTTCTTACTCAAAATCAGTCCAGTACTTCCTGATGTCCTGTacacaagaaagaaaaaagacagaCAGTGTGATCACTTGACCTCAGCTCTCCTGTGTCACCTCAGGAATGTAACACGTCGTTTTAAAGCCTTGCCAATGACAACAAATGTAGACAACACTTGATTTAATTGTGGAGTAATGCAACACAGTCTATTTGCTGGTATTTTGGGCTTCATTAATattgctttttttccccttcgacaGCTTCTTGCTTCTTGAAGCCATTAACTGAAGTTGCTGTGACTACGTGGGCGGGGAGCGAATTCCATTGGTTTATAACTCGTTGGCTGAAGTAATTTTTCCTCAAATCAAGATTACATCTTGTCTTTTCCAGTTTCATTGTGTGGCCTCTGGTCCCATGGGTATTAACTGCTCTGCAGAAGAACTTGCCCGATTCAATGCATTCGAAACCTCCCATGATTTTAAATGTCTCGATTAGGTCTCCTCTTGTTCTACGTAATTCTAATGTAGTCAGCCTCAGTTTTTTTAGTCTTGCTTCATAATCAAGGTTCTTCAAGTCAGGAATCATCTTTGTTGCTGCTCTTTGTACTCTCTCTAGCAAGTTTATGTCCTTTCTATACCAAGGGGACCAGGCTTGTATTGCATATTCAAGGTGTGGCCTAACTAGTTGTTTATACAATTTGCCCATTATGTATGTCGTCTTATTAGATATATTACGTTTGAGCATTCCTAGTATCTGGTTGGCCTTCTTCACACTCGCAATACATTGTTGAGTTGGTTTCAGGTCGCTGGTTATGATTATCCCCAGGTCTTTTTCTGCAGTAGTAGAATTTAGATTTACCCCTTCCACTGAATATTGGtagtggttgtttttgtttcccATGTGCATCGTCTTACATTTTTCGATGTTGAAGACCATTTGCCAGTCTTCAGACCACTTCGTTAAAGTGTCAAGATCATTTTGAAGTTGTTGCCTATGATATGGGCTAGGGACTTCCAAATAAATTTTAGTGTCATCAGCGAATTTGATTATGTGAGATGATATATTCTCATCAATATCGTTGATATATATAATAAAGAGTGTCTGTCCCAGGATCGAGCCGTGGGGTACTCCACTTAGGAGTACCATGTAAGTTTCATATTCCCTAGTTTCCCGGTATCTTTTCCAGAGTTTTGATTTCTTCCTTAATATTCTAATAGCACTTCTATTCATCCATAAGGGTTTCTTCCTCACGgtcctttttttaaatttgatgttTCGTCTAACAGCTTCATCAACTGTTCCTTTAAAACTCTCCCAGGCCTGCTCTAGTGGGAGCGAGCTTAGGGTTGTCCAGTCTGCCTCTTGTATGTCCTTTTTAAGTCCCTTAAAGTTAGAATTCCTGTAATACGGAACATGCATTATGCTATCTTCCCGTTGCATTTTTGTGTTGATAATGCACGATATATCGTGGTCGCTGTCACCTAGCTTGCCCGCTCGTTCTGTGTTCTCGATTCGGTCAGGTTCACTTGAGAAGATTAAGTCGAGAATGTTATCGCCTCTAGTTGGTATTTCTACGTGCTGTGTTAAACAATGGTCCAGACACCAATCTAGGTTTTGACTCCCTTCGTTGTCGGCGTAAAGACCTTTCCAGCTGACATTCGGGTAATTGAAATCCCCCATCACAATTAAATCTTTTCCTGCAGCCTCCGTCAACACAGCGATTAATTTTTCATTATTCAGAGTGTCAGAGTTGGGTgatctatatacaaccccaatccgTAGTTTACTACCTTTAGGTTCTATTATGTCACACCATACATTGTTAGAGAAACCGAACTTGTCATATTCTTCAACGTGGCAGGAGGGCATATCGTCCTTGACGTAgataaacaaagacaaacagactCGATGAGCTGCATAAATtgtaaaataaaacatgtgaaacaCGCACGTCTGTCTGAGCGTGACAACAGTCCAAAAACACGGAACTGAACCAGCGGAAGCGGCAGTGTCCCGGTCCACAGACGTCCAACTGTTTTCTGTAGGACATGAGGACGCTCGGACAGCGTAGACCGGCAGAGACGGACAGAACCGAATGTGTCCGCCAAAACCCACCGAGGCCTAGCTAACAGCACCAGCTAGCTGGCTAACAAGCGAGCAGACGAGCTCAAAATGAGTACAAACGCTTACCAACGACAGCGGCAAAAGTGTCGTCAGAGTACTGCCGAGCCGCAAAGACGGTTACATTAACGGCACCCCGGTCTCCCGGTGTTTAGTGACACAGCACCGATTTTTCCATTCTAGTAAACCGACACGGCGATTATTGATGTGCGAGTGGGCGTGGCCACTGGCAGAGCGAGGCCAAGGGTGGGCGGAATCACGCTTAAAAGGACagtcattcattatttatttttgatcaattattttttaatattatcATATATCAATATTATTATAGCAAAACAGCGCAAATGTTTTGTAGCTCATGTAATCATTAAGAAATGTAGTAAAGTACTGGAGTCTTCTGATTTGTCAGAAGAAAATGGTGGAAATAAATGGTTTTAGATTAATGTCCTGTTACATGTGGTGTACCACAAGGTTCGATCCTGGGACCGCTCCCCGAACagctgtaaaataattatttttcaagTTGTTTGGTGTAAACTCGTGGAATAATCAGATGTGTTGTACATGGCTCAATTACTAATATAAACAAAGTCATTACTGTATTATCACTGTGCACATTGGTAAAGTGGTAAAGCAGGAAGTTTTTTTCACTGGAGTGTCTGTAGACAAAATAACTCAAGAACAGATTTCCTTTAAACTTGGTTGGAATATTACTTGAACAGATACCTAGTGATTAGGGATTGGGAATGTTTGGTCGaaggtcaaagaaaacatggtccaaaagaaaatatatatacatatatattgtaTATCTTAATCAAGAAGCCTAGACGGATGAGCTAAAGCATGTGTATCAGCAAGCTATTAGAGATTGGTTAGTATGAAGAATTTCATAATCGAataaaaaacaccattacagacagatgtacactcactggccactttattaggtacaccttgctagtacggaGTTGGGcctccttttgccttcagaactgtcaTTAACTCTTCGTGGCATAgacaacaaggtgttggaaacggtcctcagagatgttggtccatactgacatgacatcacgcagttgcccattcaaccattctgtccattctcctctgacctctgacactaACCacgcatttttgtccacacaactgctgctcactggatatcttcttctTCAGTTCATTTTCTGTAAACCCCAGAgacggttgtgtgtgaaaatcccagtagatcagcagttcctGAAATACTCAGAACAGCCCATCTGACACATCACATCAGTGTGATCTTCAGCAAGTCtacatgcctaaatgcattgagttgctgtcctgtgattggctgattagtgatctgtgttaaggagcaattgaacaggtgtacctaataaagtggccgccgtgcatatatttactttttatgaTAGTGTATTGTATGCACTATCATAAAAATGGTAGgtaagatgatggtctagtgataaAACAGTGAGCTtgggaccagaagatccttggttcaaatccctgtctaGCCATACAGTTTGGGCCCTTGGGTAAGATCCCTAATCCTGGTGTGTCGTGAGCTCATTGCACAGTAGCACCTTAACATCAATGTGAATGTGCAGGCCCATAGCCAGGATCTGAAGGGTGGGGGGTGCAGTGAGCAAAGTACAGGCATGAAATGCTCATTTCTGGAAGTGTTCATTAAAacatgagcagcagcattttgcacaaagTGGAGGGTCCAAGAGCAGACTGGTTCAGACCAGCACAGTCATCAAGCCTGGATCTAAGGAACACCTGAATGACCATCTGAAGATCAGGTCTGCTGAGGGCGGACTTTAGACAGAACACATACTAAACCCAAGAGCCATAATCACTTATTTTTACATGGCTAATTAAACAgtgcagaactgtagtaaaacacgttatcaatgaaagagtgtgactttctgaccccttagaataggtcaaggttagccatcttcaaacttaaggtctgtgttccaagaatgttccctgtgaacctGAAGACCCTGACAGCAAcgggactggacttgtgctgagcagaTGCAAAGCCTTCACCGTACTTGATATTTGGCTTCAGGTAACAATGTCTGCTACATTCTACCACAGTACAGAAAAGAAACTTTATAACCTGTTTTTATTCACTTCAACTTAtattgtacaatcttgaatgtgatgctgtgACATCATGACAAACAGAAAATTTCAAATGTCAGGATTTAAAAAAGCTGGATCTATCGATCTGAGCCACTCGCTGATTGGAAGTGTCACAACATGGCCATCAGCTATTACCAAGGCCTTGGGTCTGTCCATCCACCCATCTGCTCAGCATGAGTCCAGTCCTGCGACTACaagttcacagggaacattcttgggacacagacctcaaGTTTAAAGATGGCCTATGTTGAGGTTAAAAGGTCATATTCAATTATTTCATCAAATAGAACTTTGTTCCACTACAAATGACCATAATTATTTAATATATGTTtgcttttggaaatcaaggtcccagaggctGAAGGAAGAACAGAAGCACTGTCCAGTGTGACGTTCCCAGTCAGTGATGACCTGCAGCACCATATCCAGTCTGAAGGCACGTCATGCTTCCATTGCCTCACAAGCTTTATGGACTTtagatttccttttccagcaggactttgTACCCGTCAGTAAACTACTAACTGGTTAGTTGATTGTGGTACCAACAGACTATCAGCCACCCAACTGGCCTGACATGAACCAGATCACCTTCACATCACAGACAGCAATTCATGTAGAAGAAACCCCAAGTATTGGTtgaatatgctttttttttgttgttagatTTCTCCAATGTTTTGACATTTTTCCTTTGATCATCAGGGTTAGCAGCCAACCAGCTGGTAACCCCCCCAAAACAGGATTAGTTTCTCATCCATTGCAGGTTCAATTCCTCACACCCAATTTTGCACATTGCTGTTTttaaccaattttattttagtCTGTTATGAACTTATTTTACCTTTTCACCATCTTACTTTAAAAATCTTTTTCTTCTAGACAAGCTCAGCTGTAAACAAAATCTACCTCTGGTATCAATAAAGGAACTTAAACCTTTTTCTTTAACAAAACTTTTATTCTCAAAAGATGTTGGACATGGTTTaatgtaaaaatataaaaaacacCAGTTTCATCCAAAATAGTAGCAGATCAATGATCatacaaaacattttaaaagcCTTTGTTAAAAATAGTATTCCTGTGAGGAACATAACAGTGCCAGCCTGGAAGCCAACGTGCTCCCTGCGAACACTTCAGACCTGCAAAACAGCAAAAGTTCAGTTACACATCATTAAAGATTATGTTCTCAAATCTGTTATCACAACTACAAAACCAAATAGAAAGCAACAAAGTAGCACTAATTTAAGGTCTGTTGTTACAATCTAACTATACCATTGATGAAGAAAATGTGACACTACGAGTTTAATATTTTGAAATACCAGATGACATGCTAAAGAATTAAGTGTTCCCTCAATTTCAGGTCCCCTCACTCAGCTGCCAAACACTAAATCTGGAATTTTAAACCCATCAGACTAGTTCTATATACACTAAAAGATGTCAGATACTCGTTTTAAATTCCTTACAGGATCAAACTGAAGCATGTCTGCACCTTTATGCTTTATTCTGCATAAAAAAGATAAAAGTTCTCATCTGCAACTGACCTTAAGGCCTGGTAAGCTGGATGTCCTATCACCTACACATTTCTCTGACAACCTAAGAGGAGAAAAGTAAGTGAGACCGTGGACACTAAGTGGCAGTATTCAGTGACAACATGCAAAACTAAGTCTATAAAAATTTGCAACTTGAAAATGGGGGATTTTTTTTGTTAAGGGCTTATAGTGAGACTAGTCATTTTCAGCATTCTACACAAATTATAAAGATGGAAATTGGTTAAGTATCGAGTGGAATGaatgtttttttgtatttgaacaaGAGTTGCATCACAACCATTTCTGGTTGTTTTTAATGTCTTGTTTTGCTTGGAAAAAACAACTCAtagcaatttttttctttttgggatGTTTTGACATTGACATTTtgcacagaaaacaaaacagaactctAACAAGAGAATGTTGGGTTAGTTTTACCTTGTTGCGGCGATCTTTTGGCTTTTAGAATCCTCTCCTCTGCGATTTTTGTCTTTTATAAAAACCAGCCAGCGTGACTTTGCATCAAAGTCAAGTAAGATCCCTGCAAGCTTAATTTGAAATACTGTTGAAATTCAGTTATTTCAAGTGGCTGAAGATGCATTGGACTCTTGCGAGCTTATAGATATACTATCTAAAGGTTGATGACAATACATGTTCAAGCACTATATCACTGTTGAGGGGTGTAACGATAAATTGTGGTATACAGACTTAACAGATTTGGTTTAGTTTTCTACATGACAAATGTTTGATTAATATCAAAAGACTGAAAACATCTGCCCTGACTGTGCACAATTCTCAGCTACAGTAAAAACTTTAGGCCATAGAAATTTGGTATTTTTCTGTAACTATAGTGCACTGTACCAAAGTGATAGTCAGCCATTTATGGATCCAGCAGTCAGTCTGGAAGCATTACCATGCAGTATTTATAAAACCGGTTACAGAAAACACCATCGTAACTTCAGGTCTATGAGCAATATTGAGTAATTTCAAGTTAAGTTGCTGGTTCCACAAGAAATAAGCACTACAGCTAGCAAGGGGCTAGCTTTAGAATTACAGGTTTAGCAATTGCTAGTAAACTACCAAATGCACCTAATCATGCGCTATAAGCATACCACACTGTTTACCATCGTTACACCCCTACTGTCAAGTCAAGAGTTGTATTTGGCAGCACATAAACTCAACTTTTTCCTTTCTAgcattatttaaattttattatgAATGACAGCCTTCTCTTTTTGTCAAATTGGGCTGACATGTATACATACAGCTTACTCAACGCTGGCGAGAACCACTGAGGATCACAAAGTGAAGTCGTTCCTTTGGTACAACAAAGGCAAAATAACATGTTTAGTTTGTTTAAAGAGAAACTAGAAACTTTATTGAAACAACGCACTgcagaaaaacatttttgtggATATTTAGTATCCTATTTAGCCAAGAGTACACAAGCATTATGCATTTTGGAGTTGTCACGGCTGAAAGCAAACACAGTTCTAAAGTTATGTACAAAATATTGAGTTGGCTGCAGCTTCCCTCAGAGTAAGGAATTCACAACATTTAGTTCGTCAGTGGTAAGTTGACATTAATAACAGTGTACGAATTGTGAAGGTGGCAAAAATAGAAGCATTCGTTAACTGTTTTTGTAGTTTCTAGAACTTCACAGACTAGATTTGCACAGCATAATACCTCTTTCGAGTTTGTGTTAAATCAAAACGGCGAGTTTGCATCTATTCTATGCCGAGTTACAGTGGTACATTAGGAATAGGTTTTGTCCAGTCTTGAGACTTTAAATGCATTGTACATGAGAAAAGTTTATCGTCAAATCACATTTTGCTAATTAACTGAACTAAACCAGTGTCACTCCTTAACTGAACTAAACCAGTTTTCAACCAGTGTCACTCCTTAAAGGATTATGCAACTGAAACAAATTAGAAGAAAATGTAAAGTCTGGTATTTGTCATGTCTCCTCTGGCACTACAATACATCCAACAAAACATTCACCAACTAAAAAGTCCAAACATAAAATACACAATAAAAAAGGGGAGAAGATGGAGAAATTACTTTTCAAAATTTAAGGGAGTTACAACAGGAGACAGTTGCTGTGGCAACTCTACCACTAGCCATTCAGTATCTTCCATAGGGATGCTCCCGATATGATCCTTTCCCCTGTCTGGCTGAAGGCGCTTTGCCTCCAGCACCACCACTGGACCAAGACGCATCCCAGTCATCCTGAGCTACAAAAACGCAAGAAATCATCCATCACCATGGTGACAGTGCAACGCGAACACAGGATTAGTGTAAACAATTGTTCAAAGCGCCTTCAATTTATAAAATGCATCAACACAGGTCATTCTGAAAAGCTGGAAAAACCATACTACATCTTACCATACTGGTCATATGATGATTCTTGCGCATCTCCATGTCCATAGTCATAATATTCAGTATCTCTGAAGAGACAGTCAAGGTCAGTACAATATCTTCTACATCAATCAAATGAGCAGAGTAACCCAAATCTAAATGACTCACGCAGGCGCAGGCTGTTGACCGTAATAACTATCGTAGCCCTCGTAGGAAGTCTCTCCGTAAGACTCTTCATATGGAGGCTAGAGAAGAAGAAaagcattaacacacacacacgcccaacTCCTAGTAAACACACAGTGTGTAAGAACTAAATGACTAAATTAGAACTAAAGACACTTACATATTCATCATAGCCTTCGGTTTTCGGTTGGGAACCTGATGGAAGCTGGTGCTGCTGATGAGAAagggcagcagcaggaagcatccTTGGTGCTCCGGTTGTAGGGGGTCTTGAACGGTTTGATGAGCCCCCTCTAGCAGAAGAAGCTGGTCCACCCCTACCAGACATAGCACCTCTTGGGGTGCCGCCACGGCCTGGTCCTCCCCGTGGCGCACCACCACGCATTGCTCCCCGAGGACCCCCACGCATCATTCCACGGCCCCTGTAGAAGAGgaaatttcaaaataaatttaaaaggaaGAAACCACCATTGAACGCTTCAAAAGTGGAGTCAACAATTTGGCCCACATTCAAGTGGTTTCACATTGAACCAAGCATTTTCAAACATGCAGACCATTGCCCCCCCCATTAACCTTGGTCCTGGGCCACCGGGAGGTCCACCACGGCCCCTGCCTGGTCCACCACGACCCCTGCCTGAACCATCCTGGGAACCATTCAAGTAGTGAGGATCCATGTAGGGGTCAACCTCACCTGGttcctatacacacacacacacccagttaTACCAGACAGTTCTCGGGTAAGTTGAATGTGAACAGTTACCATCTGTACATTATATGTAGTTATCTGGGATACATACAGGTGTGAGGAACTTTTTGACCTCATCCATGGCATGAGCCATACGCAGGTAGGCCTCTGGAATAGGCGCCATCACCTCAATGAACACATGCAGCTCCAAAGACAGGTGAGCATATTTAGCCTCACCACCATTCCGCAGCTCTTCCTCCTGACAAACATGACAGATTATGAAGCCATAGTTCAAGCGTTTACTGCACCAATGATACATAACAGAATCGTAACAGACAAATCCTCACCTTATTCTTGTCCCTCATGGAACCTTTTCCCAAAACTGAAATTTTTGCACCAGTTTCCTCTTGGAGTCTCTTGATAGTATTCCCCTGAGGTCCCAGAAGCTTTCCAACAAAGTTTACCTGCAGGAAAGGAAAAAAGTTGCAGCTCGCCTAAAATGCCTTTgcatatatcaaatcaattttatttatatagcgccaaatcacaacagttgccccaaggcgctttatattgtaaggcaaaagccatacaataattacagaaaaaccccaacggtcaaaatgaccccctatgagcaagcacttggtaacagtgagaaggaaaaatatATTACAAGAGAGAAACTGAATTGTGGTCAATgcaagacaaaagttctgaaacaaAAACAAGGTTCTTCAGCTATGTGGCAATTTCACAAAGCAAGTTGAATTTTGCTGTGACCCCTATAATCCAGAAGAACAACTTACTCTTGGAAACTGTTTGGTTGGAATGAGTACTCTCTCTTTGAGTTTTAGATTCTTTGTGGCAAAGATATCCAGATAAGAGATATCTTTCTCTGGGTCTTTCTTGGTTTCACCTTTCTGGATACGATCGATCTCTACAAGAAAGAAATATTGTTAGAAGCAATTATAATGCCAACACAGGAACAATCTATGATcacaaaattaaatattttaGCACGAGTAGATTGAAACcgcaaaaaaaaaattgctctgAATGATGTCTGTCTCacaggctgtgttcacattaGACCCACGTGTCTTGGACCATTTCCCAGGACAACTGCACTACATTCCTTCAAAGCCCTACATGCCATGTTCCAGCACTGGCGCAGCTACATcaacatggtgcaaattgtttTGAGAAAGAGTGCTCTGACACATTTTGGACACAGACTGAGCTTAGCGTGATTCAAGTGAGATTGAGATTTATTAAGGAGATGAATTAAGGCCCATGTCCATAGAGCAGATTTTATTGCTGGCTGGAAAGTGCAGAAGAATGCTCGAAAAGGTGCTGCAGTCACGTCGCCTTTTCCAAAGGTTTTTCAAATGACGAGATCTGGTCTTTGTTTTATATCATGTGCAACAGATTAAGTTACATTTGTAATAAATACGCTACATTAATAAAATCGCTAAAACAAACATATGCAAGTTGCATATCAGCTATCGTAAGTTATATCTGTTAAATAAAAT harbors:
- the khdrbs1a gene encoding KH domain-containing, RNA-binding, signal transduction-associated protein 1a isoform X2, coding for MADTKYLPELLAEKDSLDSSFTHAMKLITAEIDRIQKGETKKDPEKDISYLDIFATKNLKLKERVLIPTKQFPRVNFVGKLLGPQGNTIKRLQEETGAKISVLGKGSMRDKNKEEELRNGGEAKYAHLSLELHVFIEVMAPIPEAYLRMAHAMDEVKKFLTPEPGEVDPYMDPHYLNGSQDGSGRGRGGPGRGRGGPPGGPGPRGRGMMRGGPRGAMRGGAPRGGPGRGGTPRGAMSGRGGPASSARGGSSNRSRPPTTGAPRMLPAAALSHQQHQLPSGSQPKTEGYDEYPPYEESYGETSYEGYDSYYGQQPAPADTEYYDYGHGDAQESSYDQYAQDDWDASWSSGGAGGKAPSARQGKGSYREHPYGRY
- the khdrbs1a gene encoding KH domain-containing, RNA-binding, signal transduction-associated protein 1a isoform X1, which gives rise to MADTKYLPELLAEKDSLDSSFTHAMKLITAEIDRIQKGETKKDPEKDISYLDIFATKNLKLKERVLIPTKQFPRVNFVGKLLGPQGNTIKRLQEETGAKISVLGKGSMRDKNKEEELRNGGEAKYAHLSLELHVFIEVMAPIPEAYLRMAHAMDEVKKFLTPEPGEVDPYMDPHYLNGSQDGSGRGRGGPGRGRGGPPGGPGPRGRGMMRGGPRGAMRGGAPRGGPGRGGTPRGAMSGRGGPASSARGGSSNRSRPPTTGAPRMLPAAALSHQQHQLPSGSQPKTEGYDEYPPYEESYGETSYEGYDSYYGQQPAPADTEYYDYGHGDAQESSYDQYAQDDWDASWSSGGAGGKAPSARQGKGSYREHPYGRY